A stretch of Caenorhabditis elegans chromosome IV DNA encodes these proteins:
- the wrt-5 gene encoding Warthog protein 5 (Confirmed by transcript evidence), whose translation MCCEYDLLPTYSTIQYEKVGIFGGKFEKIGGIFHENPNFQLTIRTGEYFEGDEQMEGDVVTAFDLIGNIEQVKEPDGKYSYNLLIYRYHCGNIPDTPPAWYMKKQWPYWEK comes from the exons CAACGATTCAGTATGAGAAAGTAGggatttttggcgggaaatttgaaaaaattgggggaatttttcatgaaaatccaaatttccagcTTACTATCCGCACTGGCGAGTATTTCGAGGGCGATGAGCAAATGGAAGGGGATGTTGTGACGGCTTTTGACCTGATTGGCAATATTGAGCAAGTCAAAGAGCCCGATGG aaaatacTCCTACAATCTCCTCATCTACCGCTATCATTGCGGAAATATTCCCGACACACCGCCGGCATGGTACATGAAGAAACAGTGGCCGTATTGGGAAAAATGA